tgaattgtttataatattatagCTCAAACCCTTACATTTGTATTCAACAAAGGAGCATCGAAGCTCTGGTTCCATGTTGATTAATCCAGTCTCTATTAGCTTCATTGGAAAGATTTCCACGCAAAGAGACAAATTCAGCATACGCAAGTGCagataaattttgtatattgaGATAAATAAGATAGCACAAAATGGATAACCATCTTCATTGCATAACAGGATGTTTGGACACAAAGATGAAACATAACTACTCAATCCCCGAAACATtgaaaacacaaatatatttcaattttaaatcttcaactttttaatctaatcattacctaacaTTTACAAATTCcccaaacttcaaaataaaacaaaattttcaaattttcaaagcaagaataatattaaacaattatattctaataatattttaactttatataacttttattaattggttttttttccttttccaaaacttaatacaacatcttaactcaaattttttcactattattcacgagccatttggcttttatttacagaattctcatctcatctcactttccaaacaaatcttaaatattacagctcaagcCCTTGcatttgcattaaaaaaaaaaaaaaaaaaaaaaaaaaaaaaaaaaaaaaaaaaaaaaaacatgaaagcTCTAGTTCCATGTTGATTAATCCCATCTACAATAGCTTCGTTCAAAAGATTGCCACACAAAGACAAATTGATCAACATGCATATGAGCAGATAAATcatgtaaaatgaaaaaataaggtATCACGAAAGGGATAACTATTGTCATTTTTAAGTAAAGTAGGACGTTTGTACGCAaagatgaaatttgaaattctcTTGAGTTTCTTGTAATTTAATTCCTCAATATCacttagggcttgtttggaaacaCAAAACATCTCAAATGATCTCAAAATTTCACTAATATTCATTCCCCAAACATGACTCAAACACAAAtagtttcaatttcaaatcctcaacttttccattttatcattataatttttctaaacttcaaaataaaacacaaaaactaaTACAAATTTGTTTTTAGTGATCTGCTGACACTTGGTAGATCACTTGTTAGCGTCAGCAAGTTCTGAAATCTATGGTTGTTAAAGAAGAACTTATGtattaaattatgataatttgaCTTTACATTATATCACCCCCAAAAAATCTCGTGAACGTACAGTTGGAACATATGGTAATAAAAGCATTATAAGTTCACCAAAAGATATCCTCCAAGCTGCCTCTTGCAAAATATTGTCGCCAATAATGGATCTTCTTTCCCTTCTTTCCCCTTGCCTAAATTCTGTTGCAGTTGGAGCACTTGCCATAGCTCTGTTGTTCTTTCATCTTTTAAGGAGGTCTAAAGATGGCTTGCTCAAAACCCCACCAAGTCCAACGGGTGCATGGCCTATAGTGGGTCACCTGCCTCTATTGGGAGGAAGCCAACTTCCCCACAAAACTTTGGGAGCCATGGCGGACAAATACGGTCCGGCTTTCACTATCCAGATAGGGTTGCACCGAGCCTTGGTGTTGAGCAATTGGGAGGTGGCTAAGGAGTGCTTCACAACCAACGATGTCGCTGTTTCCTCTCGACCCAAACTTGTTGCTTCAAAGCACTTGGGCTATAACTATGCCATGTTCGGCCTCGCAACCTATGGTTCCTATTGGCGTGAATTGCGTAAAATAGTCACCGTAGAGCTACTCTCTAATCGTCGGCTTGAACTTCTTTCTCACGTTCGAGTCTCCGAAGTTGAGACCTCCTTGGAACAGCTATACAAACTTTGGACCAAGCAAAGGGACAACTCAGGCCAGGTTATGGTGGAACTGAAGCAGTGGATTGGGGACATGAATCTTAACTTGATTGTTAGGATAGTTGCTGGAAAGCGCTACGACTTTTCTACTAGTATAGGGGATCATAACAAAGAAAAGGCACGTAGTTTTCAAAAAGCATTTAGGGAGTTTTTTCGTTTGCTTGGGTTGTTCGTGGTGTCGGATACCGTTCCTTGCCTTGGTTGGTTGGATTTGGGTGGACATGAGAAGGCCATGAAGAGAACTGCCAAAGAATTGGACTGTATGATTGGAGAATGGCTGGAAGATCATAAGCGTAAGAGGGCTTTAGGTGAGGTTAAAGGGGAGCAAGATTTAATGGACTTAATGCTTTCTATCCTCGATGGTTCAGACCAGCTTGCAGGCAATGATGCGGATACAATCAACAAAGCCACATGTTCGGTAGGCATTCGCTTTTCTCTTCTATATATTCTGCAATATTTGTGccaattgattaatatcatgttacCCAAAAACTCAATTTCCCAACCATAGTTTTCAAAGCTTTTGATGACTCAAATTAACAATTCGTCATTAGACTAACAATTCACTTCTAAGACTGAAAATCCCACAGCCCATTATCCAAAtgatagaatataaaaaaatagaaaaggattgagatggagaaaagagaaggaggCCGGCGAGAGAGAATTCGATACCTAtatatactttttcttttttgatcgtTACAATGTATAGATCCATATTTATAGCTAAATTACATTGAGATACGATAAGTTAAATCTTTTCAACATTATGAAAACCAaatcaagataatatcaaatcaaattattgatAGGATAGTATCTCCAACAccaaacaatcaaaatgatcatAGCTCAGTCCCTTACTAAAACCTTAGTTACAAAACTTTTTCTCCTATTTAAGggtttatttcaataaaaaaaaataaggaattAAAATAAGAATCTAATTGCTAATAAGGTTTATTGGGCTTGAATGTAAGGGAAAAATATATATCCCTCAAGTTTGCAGAAAAATGATTgctgtattttattttcctcaATTTTTGCTTCACAAGGTTTGAACTTGCATGGGTTAATCCTGCATAAGAACCCGATGTATATAACAATCTCTTGATTTCTGTTTTGTGTGCGCaagaaattattataataaaatagaaaaataaaacaaagatcGTTTGTTCAGCtatgattatttttaagaagaatGATTGAGTTGTTGCAATTCCACCTTCAAGGTAATGAgttatgaattttcaacaaaattgCACCTTGTAGAATCTGATCGCAGGGGCCGGTGACACCAACACCGTTACCCTAACTTGGGCAATATCGCTCTTGCTAAACAACCGGCATGTGCTTAAAAAGGCCCAAGATGAGCTTGACATCCAGGTGGGAAAGGAAAGACTTGTTGAGGACTCAGATATCAGTAAATTGGTCTATCTCCGAGCCATTGTCAAAGAGACATTACGTTTATATCCAGCAGCTCCATTAGGATCGCCGAGAGAATTCAGTGGGGACTGCACCATAGGCGGATACCATGTCCCTAAAGGCACCCGACTCATTACCAACATTTGGAAAATTCAAACGGATCCACTAATATGGTCAGACCCTTTGGAGTTTAAGCCGGAAAGATTTTTATCAACGTACAAGGATTTTGATGTCAGGGGtagaaattttgaattgatcCCATTCGGAAGTGGTCGAAGAGTGTGCCCCGGAGCAACTTTAGCTCTTCAAGTGGTACATTTGACACTGGCTCGTATTTTGCACATGTTTGAGATCTCAACTCCCTCGAATGCACAGGTTGATATGACTGAGAGCTTTGGACTGACAAACATGAAAGCCACTCCCCTCGAGATTCTCATCGCACCCCGCCTACCTTCCAAGCTTTATGCATCGAAGACCATCAAATAGAATTCATGCACGCATGCATGCAGTATGGGTCTCAGAACTGTGGTTTCATGATCAAGATTTCCACAACtttgcttaatttagttttccaataaattaattattactgCCGCTTTGCACCATGCACGTAAAATTGGTACGTAATTATTGTAATAGATTGGCAATTACAATATGCCTACATGATTGAACATTAATATTGGAACCTGGTATGGCAAACCATGCACCTGATCTATGCTCGATGGCCGCCATTCTGTTAGTCAATACACGACAATGAATAAATTAAGTTTTTCGCAGTCTGGCACTCGATTTTATCTCaagaaaattgtttttatatacACAATACAGTGCTGAAAATTGTGCGTCGCATTCAT
This is a stretch of genomic DNA from Carya illinoinensis cultivar Pawnee chromosome 15, C.illinoinensisPawnee_v1, whole genome shotgun sequence. It encodes these proteins:
- the LOC122295738 gene encoding cytochrome P450 CYP82D47-like; the protein is MDLLSLLSPCLNSVAVGALAIALLFFHLLRRSKDGLLKTPPSPTGAWPIVGHLPLLGGSQLPHKTLGAMADKYGPAFTIQIGLHRALVLSNWEVAKECFTTNDVAVSSRPKLVASKHLGYNYAMFGLATYGSYWRELRKIVTVELLSNRRLELLSHVRVSEVETSLEQLYKLWTKQRDNSGQVMVELKQWIGDMNLNLIVRIVAGKRYDFSTSIGDHNKEKARSFQKAFREFFRLLGLFVVSDTVPCLGWLDLGGHEKAMKRTAKELDCMIGEWLEDHKRKRALGEVKGEQDLMDLMLSILDGSDQLAGNDADTINKATCSNLIAGAGDTNTVTLTWAISLLLNNRHVLKKAQDELDIQVGKERLVEDSDISKLVYLRAIVKETLRLYPAAPLGSPREFSGDCTIGGYHVPKGTRLITNIWKIQTDPLIWSDPLEFKPERFLSTYKDFDVRGRNFELIPFGSGRRVCPGATLALQVVHLTLARILHMFEISTPSNAQVDMTESFGLTNMKATPLEILIAPRLPSKLYASKTIK